The following are encoded in a window of Artemia franciscana chromosome 19, ASM3288406v1, whole genome shotgun sequence genomic DNA:
- the LOC136039525 gene encoding uncharacterized protein LOC136039525: MFGAMQAVAVRQERRKQEKKRTGRPAKLQIQNDEEGTGSVYNLVVDDSPHDSPRQSPKVRTLSHDSSLPPTPVAVTSPQAVVGAVTSTNSFTSLQIQPSDTSLDFCCRGYFPLLHLIIVSFLVGITLLIVGLVQFKPGAESSERKFSIVGASAGCLLVGFLLLGIRLWKGKKRERRDRAKSDTERTDVAKITGFRGQSEESDKY; this comes from the coding sequence ATGTTTGGAGCAATGCAAGCAGTTGCAGTTCGCCAGGAGCGGAGAAaacaagagaagaaaagaacTGGCAGACCAGCAAAACTACAAATCCAAAATGACGAAGAAGGAACTGGTTCCGTGTACAATCTAGTGGTTGATGACTCACCCCATGATTCTCCCAGACAATCACCGAAGGTCCGAACGTTGAGTCATGACAGCTCCTTACCTCCAACACCAGTTGCGGTAACTTCTCCACAAGCTGTAGTCGGAGCAGTGACATCTACGAATAGTTTCACAAGCTTGCAGATTCAACCAAGTGATACAAGTTTAGACTTTTGCTGTCGTGGATATTTTCCCCTTCTTCATCTTATTATTGTTTCATTTCTTGTTGGTATAACTTTGTTGATTGTTGGGCTGGTGCAGTTTAAGCCAGGGGCTGAATCCAGTGAAAGGAAATTTTCAATTGTTGGAGCTTCAGCTGGGTGTTTACTTGTTGGGTTTCTACTTCTTGGGATAAGACTTtggaaaggaaagaaaagagaaagaaggGATAGAGCAAAATCAGACACTGAAAGAACGGACGTAGCAAAAATAACTGGTTTTCGAGGTCAATCTGAAGAATCtgataaatattaa